Within Streptomyces sp. WMMC940, the genomic segment GCGCCGATGGCGCCGCGGACGAGGTCGTCCCACATGAACCAGAAGCGGTCCTGTCCGGGGGTGCCGAACAGGTAGAGGATCAGGTCCTGGTCGAGGGTGATGCGGCCGAAGTCCATGGCCACCGTGGTGGTGGTCTTGTCGCCGGTGTGCGTGAGGTCGTCGATGCCGGCCGACGCGGACGTCATGACGGCCTCGGTACGCAGCGGGTTGATCTCCGAGACGGCGCCGACGAACGTGGTCTTGCCCACGCCGAAGCCGCCCGCCACCACGATCTTCGCGCTGGTGGTCGAGCGGGCTGCACCGGCGCTAGAGCTTGCGAAGTCCACTGAGCACCCTTTCGAGCAGTGTCACATCCGGCGTGCCGCCGGCCTCTCCATTGCCCGGCTGGTGGATCGCCACCATGCCGGCCTCCGCCAGGTCCGCCACCAGGATCCGCGCCACACCCAGCGGCATCGACAGCAGCGCCGAGACCTCGGCCACCGACTTGACCTCCCGGCAGAGGTGGCAGATCCGCTGGTGCTCGGGCAGGAGCGTCGACAGGTGCGCCGGGTCGGCGGTGGTGCTGACCAGCGCCTCGATGGCGAGCTGGTAGCGCGGCCGGGTCCGGCCGCCGGTCATCGCGTAAGGACGCACCAACGGATTGTTGGTGCCCGACGCCTGCGACGGCTCAGGTGCCCGGCGGGGAGCCACCGGCTGGCTCCGGGGGCCCTGCGGCTGGTGGTACGACGGGTCGTACGGCTGCTGCGGCCGCTGGTAGGGCTGGGGACCGCCGCCTCTGCTCGGTGAAGAGGGGAAGTTGAAGCGGTTCTGAGCGTGCTCACCCGGAGACTGCTGAGCCCCGTCGTATGGGTGTCCGCCTGGGGGTGTTGCCACGATTCCTCCTCCGAGTGCCGTACGCCGGTCCATGTCCCTGTGGAGCCGCGCCACCGCACCCTATGGTGCGGTGGCGATAAACGCACTGCCGTTCAGCTAGTTGAGAAGACTTCCCTGAAGTTCGGCACGCAGGTCCGGGGTGAGGACGGTGCCGGCACGGTCGACCAGGAGAGCCATCTCGTATCCCACGAGGCCGATGTCGGCGTCCGGGTGGGCGAGCACGGCCAGCGAGGAGCCGTCCGAGATGGACATGATGAAGAGGAAACCACGCTCCATCTCCAC encodes:
- a CDS encoding GTP-binding protein; its protein translation is MDFASSSAGAARSTTSAKIVVAGGFGVGKTTFVGAVSEINPLRTEAVMTSASAGIDDLTHTGDKTTTTVAMDFGRITLDQDLILYLFGTPGQDRFWFMWDDLVRGAIGAVVLVDTRRLADCFPAVDYFENSGLPFVVALNGFEGHQPYTPDEVREALQIGPDAPIITTDARHRADAKSALITLVEHALMARLK
- a CDS encoding DUF742 domain-containing protein codes for the protein MATPPGGHPYDGAQQSPGEHAQNRFNFPSSPSRGGGPQPYQRPQQPYDPSYHQPQGPRSQPVAPRRAPEPSQASGTNNPLVRPYAMTGGRTRPRYQLAIEALVSTTADPAHLSTLLPEHQRICHLCREVKSVAEVSALLSMPLGVARILVADLAEAGMVAIHQPGNGEAGGTPDVTLLERVLSGLRKL